In Cyanobium sp. Tous-M-B4, a single genomic region encodes these proteins:
- a CDS encoding NAD(P)H-quinone oxidoreductase subunit F: MTVFLLQAAWLIPAYPLLAAVASLAWSPGLISRTGPRPCGYLNLLMVAVAFGHSLVALTALHTNARAGAEALYRPISFGWTWLDTAGLRVGFDGLVTEPALIAMAVITGLHLLVQIYAIGYLEMDWGWPRFFGSLSFFEAGLCALVLTDSVFFSYVILELLTLGTYLIVGTWYNQPLVVKGARDAFLTKRIGDLILLAGVIALLPMTGTWNFHGLQGWAADLTNNGTPLPMGFQLILLALIAGPMGKCAQIPLHLWLDEAMESPLPSTVLRNSVVVVGGAWVLLRLEPLLELSPFVQAVLVVVGGSTAVVASLIALAQVDVKRALSFLVSSWLGLLFVAVGLGGTAVADHLLLVYPLPMALILMAIGTIVISNVTQDLTQLGGLWSKRPLIGIAFLAGAGGLMGLPPFASFAALRELLALTAASGHPVLLGGVVLVTNALISAGLIRVFGQIWGGRPTPFTTRSPEVLWLMVLPTMVLVGMVLHLPMLLVANGVYSLTPLAGWGPLAWPLIASTLVGGSLSAAFYLRPHGLAQLPAFLGGLQDWLAHDMQTERFYHRTVVALVLALARFGAWSDSRLVDGFSGGTGAVALEGARRLSLTTSGRSQAYALTLVLGVLLMAAWLIAVDLPPVSIALP; the protein is encoded by the coding sequence ATGACCGTCTTTCTGCTTCAAGCGGCCTGGCTGATTCCTGCCTACCCCCTGCTGGCGGCCGTGGCCTCGCTGGCCTGGTCCCCGGGGTTGATCTCCCGCACCGGCCCTCGGCCCTGCGGTTACCTGAATCTATTGATGGTGGCTGTGGCCTTCGGCCACAGCCTGGTGGCGCTTACCGCTCTGCACACCAACGCCCGTGCCGGAGCAGAGGCCCTCTATCGGCCGATCAGCTTCGGCTGGACCTGGCTTGACACCGCCGGCCTGCGGGTGGGTTTTGACGGGTTGGTGACCGAGCCGGCCCTGATCGCCATGGCGGTGATCACGGGCCTGCACCTGCTGGTGCAGATCTATGCGATCGGCTACCTGGAAATGGACTGGGGCTGGCCCCGCTTCTTCGGCTCCCTGAGCTTCTTCGAGGCTGGCCTCTGCGCCCTGGTACTCACCGATTCGGTGTTCTTCAGCTACGTGATCCTTGAGTTACTCACCCTGGGCACCTACCTGATTGTGGGCACCTGGTACAACCAGCCCCTGGTGGTGAAGGGGGCCCGCGATGCCTTCCTCACTAAGCGGATTGGCGACCTGATTCTCCTGGCCGGGGTGATCGCCCTGTTGCCGATGACCGGCACCTGGAATTTCCATGGTCTGCAGGGTTGGGCCGCCGACCTCACCAACAACGGCACGCCCTTGCCCATGGGCTTCCAGCTGATCCTGCTGGCCCTGATTGCTGGCCCCATGGGCAAGTGCGCCCAGATCCCCCTGCATCTCTGGCTCGATGAGGCGATGGAGAGCCCCCTGCCTTCCACCGTGCTGCGCAATTCGGTGGTGGTAGTGGGCGGCGCTTGGGTGCTGCTGCGGTTGGAGCCCCTGCTGGAGCTCAGTCCCTTTGTGCAGGCGGTGCTCGTGGTGGTGGGTGGCTCCACCGCCGTGGTGGCCTCGCTGATCGCCCTGGCCCAGGTGGATGTGAAGCGGGCCCTCTCCTTTCTGGTGAGTAGCTGGCTGGGGCTGCTCTTCGTGGCCGTGGGCCTGGGTGGCACCGCCGTGGCCGACCACCTGCTGCTGGTGTATCCGCTGCCGATGGCCCTGATCCTGATGGCGATCGGCACAATCGTGATCAGCAATGTGACCCAGGACCTCACCCAATTGGGGGGGCTCTGGAGCAAGCGGCCCCTGATCGGCATCGCCTTCCTCGCCGGCGCGGGAGGCCTGATGGGCTTGCCTCCGTTCGCCAGCTTCGCGGCCCTGCGGGAATTGCTTGCCCTCACGGCGGCGAGTGGCCATCCCGTGCTGCTGGGGGGCGTGGTGCTGGTCACCAACGCCCTGATCAGCGCCGGCCTGATCCGGGTGTTCGGCCAGATCTGGGGAGGTCGACCCACCCCCTTCACCACCCGTTCTCCGGAGGTGCTCTGGCTGATGGTGCTGCCCACCATGGTGCTGGTGGGCATGGTGCTGCATCTCCCCATGCTCCTGGTGGCCAATGGGGTCTATTCCCTCACCCCCCTTGCCGGTTGGGGACCTCTGGCCTGGCCCCTGATCGCCTCCACCCTGGTGGGCGGAAGCCTCTCGGCCGCCTTTTACCTGCGTCCCCACGGCCTGGCCCAGCTGCCGGCCTTCCTCGGAGGCCTGCAGGATTGGCTCGCCCACGACATGCAGACCGAGCGCTTCTACCACCGCACCGTGGTGGCCCTGGTGCTGGCCCTGGCCCGCTTCGGAGCCTGGAGTGACAGTCGCCTGGTGGATGGCTTCAGCGGCGGCACCGGTGCCGTGGCCCTGGAGGGAGCCCGGCGCCTCAGCCTCACGACCTCCGGTCGCTCCCAGGCCTACGCCCTCACTTTGGTGCTCGGGGTGTTGCTGATGGCGGCCTGGCTGATTGCCGTTGATCTGCCGCCCGTGTCCATCGCTCTGCCCTGA
- a CDS encoding DedA family protein, translating into MIQQLIDGLPDLISAAVETSPLLGYGAVALVMLLENLIPPIPSEVLMPYAGYLVHAGRLQLLPTVAAGLVGTVLGAWFWYGMGRWINEERIAGWLAGRGRWLGIQPDDLAKSRRWFNRHGSAVVFWGRLIPGVRTLVSVPAGIELMPQAKFLAWTTAGSLIWTALLTLAGREMGQAYGQFEALLAPWAEGIKLVLEIALVCGVLALLRLWQLRSRAAGSDGQ; encoded by the coding sequence TTGATTCAGCAGTTGATCGACGGGCTGCCAGACCTGATCAGCGCCGCGGTGGAGACCAGCCCCCTGCTCGGTTACGGAGCGGTTGCTTTGGTGATGCTGCTGGAAAATCTCATCCCGCCCATTCCCTCAGAAGTTTTGATGCCCTACGCGGGCTATCTGGTGCATGCGGGCCGGCTGCAATTACTTCCCACGGTGGCGGCCGGACTGGTGGGCACCGTGCTGGGTGCCTGGTTTTGGTACGGCATGGGCCGCTGGATCAATGAAGAGCGAATCGCTGGCTGGCTGGCTGGCCGGGGCCGCTGGCTTGGCATCCAGCCAGATGACCTGGCCAAAAGCCGCCGCTGGTTCAACCGCCATGGCTCGGCGGTGGTGTTCTGGGGACGACTGATCCCAGGGGTGCGGACCCTGGTGTCCGTGCCGGCTGGCATTGAATTGATGCCCCAGGCGAAGTTTCTTGCCTGGACCACTGCGGGCAGCCTGATCTGGACCGCTTTGCTCACCCTGGCGGGGAGGGAGATGGGCCAGGCCTACGGCCAGTTCGAGGCTCTGCTGGCCCCCTGGGCCGAAGGGATCAAGCTGGTTTTGGAGATTGCCCTCGTCTGCGGAGTGCTTGCGCTGCTGAGGCTGTGGCAGCTACGCAGCCGGGCCGCTGGCAGTGATGGCCAATAA
- a CDS encoding potassium transporter TrkG — MTSTPWTALKTWRQRLTVPQFTLVTGALVIAIGTLVLASPLCSSDDVGLWQALFTVTSAITVTGLSIIDVSRDLTAFGQVTLAGLIVTGGLGLMAITTFLQGFVQGNSGLRHRLDRGRALDEFGVGGIGPTFNSILITGFCVMGIGTVVLYGFGFTDIANPIERFWASLFHCISAYNNAGFGLWGDNLVRYRDNPVVNGVIASMIVVGGIGWRVINDLWSNRSRLQRLRRLSLHTRLVLRSTALLIVFGALGLLFTEQFASGGIIENLQWWQRIQVTLFQSITARTAGFNTVPLSIQTFSDAGLLLLIVLMFIGASPGGTGGGIKTTTFATLMGATRSTLQGREEVVIHRRQIPDTVVLRAVGVTLASAIFVILMALLLGLGPTASGESTRTSFNFLEKLFTCMSAFGTVGLDMGVTAQLNRWGQLVLMVGMFVGRLGILLLLSAIYGSRPQPRVGYPREEIYI; from the coding sequence CTGACCAGCACACCCTGGACCGCTCTTAAGACGTGGCGCCAACGCCTCACGGTGCCCCAGTTCACGCTGGTCACCGGCGCCCTTGTGATCGCCATCGGCACATTGGTGCTGGCCAGCCCGCTTTGTTCCAGCGACGACGTGGGGCTATGGCAAGCACTGTTCACCGTGACCTCGGCAATCACGGTGACTGGTCTTTCGATCATCGATGTGAGCCGCGATCTGACTGCCTTCGGCCAGGTGACGTTGGCGGGGCTGATCGTCACCGGCGGCCTGGGGCTGATGGCGATCACCACCTTTTTGCAGGGCTTCGTGCAGGGAAATTCGGGTCTGCGCCACAGGCTTGATAGGGGCCGCGCCCTCGACGAATTTGGCGTGGGGGGCATCGGCCCCACCTTCAACAGCATCCTGATCACGGGCTTCTGTGTGATGGGAATCGGCACGGTGGTGCTTTACGGCTTCGGCTTCACCGACATCGCCAACCCGATTGAGCGCTTCTGGGCTTCTCTTTTTCATTGCATTAGCGCTTACAACAACGCTGGCTTCGGCCTCTGGGGCGACAACCTGGTGCGCTACCGAGACAACCCGGTGGTGAATGGAGTCATCGCCTCGATGATCGTGGTGGGCGGCATCGGCTGGCGGGTGATCAACGATCTGTGGAGCAACCGCTCCCGGCTGCAACGGCTGCGCCGCCTCAGCCTGCATACCCGGCTGGTGCTGCGCAGCACGGCCTTATTAATCGTGTTTGGGGCCCTGGGCCTCCTGTTCACCGAACAATTCGCCTCCGGTGGGATAATCGAAAATCTGCAGTGGTGGCAGCGGATCCAGGTCACCCTGTTTCAGTCGATCACGGCGCGCACGGCAGGCTTCAACACCGTGCCGCTGTCGATCCAGACCTTTTCAGACGCCGGGCTGCTGCTGCTGATCGTGCTGATGTTTATCGGCGCCAGCCCAGGCGGCACCGGCGGTGGCATCAAAACCACCACCTTCGCCACCCTGATGGGAGCTACCCGCTCCACCCTGCAGGGGCGCGAGGAGGTGGTGATCCATCGGCGCCAGATCCCTGACACCGTGGTGCTTCGGGCAGTGGGGGTAACCCTAGCTTCAGCAATTTTTGTGATCTTGATGGCCCTGCTGCTGGGCCTCGGACCAACAGCCTCCGGAGAATCCACCCGCACCAGCTTCAACTTCCTGGAAAAGCTGTTCACCTGCATGTCGGCCTTCGGCACCGTGGGCCTGGATATGGGCGTGACCGCCCAACTCAACCGCTGGGGCCAGCTGGTGCTGATGGTGGGGATGTTTGTAGGCAGACTGGGCATCCTGCTACTGCTCTCGGCGATCTACGGCAGCCGGCCCCAACCCCGCGTGGGCTACCCCCGCGAAGAGATCTACATCTGA
- a CDS encoding TrkA family potassium uptake protein: MTNWWHWNPSEGAIKGGFAVIGVGRFGSAVCSELVKAGAEVLAIDASQRAIDELRQIDPAIEARVVDCTDEEALRAAGVLDMTTVVVAMSEPIEASVTATLIVKDSPGSKVKQVIARATSDLHMKMLQRVGADRVVFPSKMQGHRLGMELVRPNLLEKLRLDDRNSIEEIRVPQAFIGQSLREINLRKNFNVSVLAAGPDNQLTVNPPASHVLDAGELLVVMGASEDLAKLPGS; encoded by the coding sequence ATGACGAACTGGTGGCATTGGAATCCGTCTGAAGGCGCCATTAAAGGTGGCTTTGCTGTGATCGGGGTGGGGCGATTTGGCTCCGCCGTGTGTAGCGAATTGGTAAAAGCGGGAGCAGAAGTATTGGCCATCGACGCCAGCCAGCGGGCCATAGATGAGCTGCGTCAAATCGACCCCGCCATCGAGGCCCGGGTGGTGGACTGTACCGACGAAGAAGCCCTACGGGCCGCAGGCGTTCTCGACATGACCACCGTGGTGGTGGCGATGAGCGAGCCGATCGAAGCCAGTGTGACGGCCACTTTGATTGTTAAAGACAGCCCCGGCAGCAAGGTGAAGCAGGTGATCGCCCGGGCCACCAGTGATCTGCACATGAAAATGCTGCAGCGGGTGGGCGCCGATCGGGTGGTTTTTCCTTCAAAGATGCAGGGCCACCGCCTAGGGATGGAACTGGTGCGGCCCAACCTGCTGGAGAAGCTGCGCCTCGACGACCGCAACAGCATCGAGGAGATCCGAGTGCCCCAGGCGTTCATCGGCCAGTCGCTGCGGGAGATCAATCTGCGCAAGAACTTCAACGTCAGCGTGCTGGCCGCCGGGCCTGACAACCAGCTGACCGTGAACCCCCCCGCCTCCCACGTCCTCGATGCGGGCGAGCTGCTGGTGGTGATGGGCGCCAGTGAAGACCTGGCCAAACTGCCTGGCAGCTGA
- a CDS encoding SLC13 family permease, whose amino-acid sequence MTDLLQASLQPGALITLTVLVLSIVLFVWGVIPPEVTGLLAVGLLMATGVLKPGEALEGFGSPALITVMALFALSAGLFRSGALDRLRGLIGSDAVRSPKRMIVLLSAVVGPVSAFVPNTPIVASLLPVVEGWCHRRRISPSKVLLPLSFATVLGGTLTLLGSSVNLLASEVSEKLGYGAFGLFSFTKIGIGVWLVGSLVMALLSDRLLPDRGSDDDDLARDITSSGYLTEVMIPASSELIGQSLHGSRLQRRFDVDVLELHRGPERFTPPLADRPLQQGDRLLLRCTRADLLRLQQEQMVVLAPTPDSPDTADTLSGSQRMVEVLLPSGSSLAGGCLRDLRFRQRYNATVLALRRGNSVLRERLGKAVLREGDVLLLQGPKDAIRGLQANNDLVVLEQLEDDLPTVSRKRLALVIAVLAILLPSLGLIPLVASVLLGTVAMVATGCLRSGELQRSIRLDVILLLGSLGSFSVALEKTGLAEAMAKGLLSGLDDWPIYWAIAAVFLFTTLLTEVMSNAATVAMLIPIAGKLAIGLGIAPMALIFTVLFGASQSFLSPVGYQTNLMVFGPGRYRFLDVARYGFPLTMVMTLLVPLLVCRQFGI is encoded by the coding sequence GTGACCGACCTTCTGCAGGCCTCACTACAGCCCGGCGCCCTGATCACCCTGACGGTGCTGGTCCTCTCAATCGTGCTGTTCGTGTGGGGAGTGATCCCGCCAGAAGTCACGGGCCTGCTGGCGGTAGGCCTGCTGATGGCCACTGGGGTACTCAAGCCGGGAGAAGCCCTCGAGGGCTTCGGCAGCCCGGCCCTGATCACGGTGATGGCCCTGTTCGCCTTGTCAGCGGGGCTGTTTCGTTCCGGTGCCCTCGATCGCCTGCGGGGCTTGATCGGCTCCGATGCGGTGCGAAGCCCCAAACGCATGATTGTGTTGTTATCGGCAGTGGTGGGGCCGGTATCGGCCTTTGTGCCCAACACCCCAATTGTGGCCTCGCTGCTGCCGGTAGTTGAGGGCTGGTGCCACCGCCGCCGCATATCTCCCTCCAAGGTGCTGCTGCCCCTTTCGTTTGCCACGGTGCTGGGTGGCACCCTCACCCTGCTGGGCAGCTCGGTGAATCTGCTGGCCAGCGAAGTCAGCGAAAAGCTCGGCTATGGCGCCTTCGGCCTGTTCAGCTTCACAAAAATCGGCATCGGCGTCTGGCTCGTGGGCAGCCTGGTGATGGCCCTGCTATCAGATCGCTTGCTGCCAGATCGCGGCAGCGATGACGACGACCTAGCCCGCGATATAACCAGCAGTGGCTATCTCACCGAGGTGATGATTCCAGCCAGCTCGGAATTAATCGGCCAGTCTTTGCATGGCAGCCGTCTGCAACGACGCTTCGATGTCGATGTGCTCGAACTGCATCGGGGCCCAGAACGTTTCACCCCACCCCTGGCCGACCGCCCCCTGCAGCAGGGCGACCGGCTGCTGCTGCGCTGCACCCGGGCCGATCTACTGCGCCTGCAGCAGGAGCAAATGGTGGTGCTTGCTCCGACCCCCGACAGCCCAGACACCGCAGATACCCTTTCTGGCAGCCAGCGTATGGTGGAGGTGTTGCTGCCTTCCGGATCGAGCCTGGCTGGTGGCTGCCTGCGCGACCTGCGTTTCCGCCAGCGATACAACGCCACAGTGCTAGCCCTGCGCCGCGGAAACTCTGTGCTTAGGGAGCGCCTTGGCAAGGCGGTGCTGCGAGAGGGCGATGTGCTGCTGCTGCAGGGGCCTAAGGATGCCATTCGCGGTCTTCAAGCCAACAACGATCTAGTGGTGCTGGAACAGCTAGAAGACGACCTGCCCACGGTGAGCCGCAAGCGCCTGGCCCTAGTCATTGCCGTGCTGGCAATCCTGCTGCCGAGTTTGGGGCTAATTCCGCTTGTGGCCTCAGTACTGCTTGGCACCGTGGCGATGGTGGCCACAGGCTGCCTGCGCAGCGGTGAGCTGCAGCGCTCAATCCGACTAGATGTAATCCTGCTGCTGGGATCCCTGGGCAGCTTCAGCGTGGCCCTTGAGAAAACAGGCCTGGCCGAAGCTATGGCCAAGGGACTGCTCAGCGGCCTAGATGACTGGCCCATCTACTGGGCCATCGCGGCCGTGTTCTTGTTCACCACCCTGCTAACCGAGGTGATGAGCAATGCCGCCACAGTCGCCATGCTGATTCCGATCGCCGGCAAACTGGCCATAGGCCTTGGCATTGCGCCAATGGCGCTGATCTTTACCGTGCTGTTTGGGGCCAGCCAAAGCTTTTTAAGCCCGGTTGGCTATCAAACCAACTTGATGGTATTTGGCCCTGGCCGCTATCGCTTTTTAGATGTGGCCCGCTACGGCTTCCCCCTCACCATGGTGATGACCCTGCTGGTACCCCTATTGGTTTGCCGCCAATTTGGGATCTAG
- a CDS encoding DedA family protein produces the protein MADLSALMEKLPQLLLAAVDANPLLGYGAIALVMLLENLVPPIPSEVVMPLAGFLIQQGRLQLFPVVLSGLLGTVLGAWFWYGIGRLINEEHLEQWLANHGRWFGLRPADLARSRRWFNRHGVAVVFWGRIIPGVRTLVSLPAGIELMPQPLFLIWTTAGSLIWILLLTVAGQTLGAGYAGVAAALKPFTSVLVGILLVAAVGGLLWLFLRWIGKKFHWR, from the coding sequence ATGGCTGATCTGTCCGCCTTGATGGAGAAGCTTCCCCAGCTTCTCTTGGCGGCGGTGGATGCCAATCCGCTGCTGGGTTATGGGGCAATTGCCCTGGTGATGTTGCTGGAAAACCTGGTGCCACCTATTCCCTCTGAGGTGGTGATGCCGCTAGCCGGTTTTCTGATCCAGCAGGGAAGGCTGCAGCTGTTTCCTGTAGTGCTGTCTGGCCTGTTGGGCACCGTGCTTGGCGCTTGGTTTTGGTATGGAATCGGCCGATTAATCAACGAGGAGCATCTGGAGCAGTGGCTGGCAAACCATGGCCGCTGGTTTGGCTTGAGGCCTGCGGACCTGGCCCGCAGCCGCCGTTGGTTTAATCGCCATGGAGTAGCGGTGGTGTTTTGGGGGAGGATTATCCCCGGGGTCCGCACGCTGGTGTCATTACCGGCTGGCATCGAGTTGATGCCCCAGCCTTTGTTTCTGATTTGGACTACGGCAGGCAGCCTGATTTGGATATTGCTGCTCACGGTTGCCGGTCAAACGCTGGGGGCTGGCTACGCAGGTGTTGCAGCCGCCCTTAAACCATTTACCAGCGTTCTAGTTGGGATACTTTTGGTTGCGGCAGTTGGCGGATTGTTGTGGCTGTTTTTGAGGTGGATTGGCAAGAAATTCCACTGGCGCTAG